Proteins co-encoded in one Deinococcus arcticus genomic window:
- a CDS encoding glutaminyl-peptide cyclotransferase: MRASRLLPLLLCLSALPATHAQTVPTLNPAITARYPHDRAAFTQGLQYLGSGVYMESTGQVGQSGVRRVDLKTGRVLAQVPTPLASAFGEGVAVLGGAAYHLTWQNGLAFSFDAQTLKETGRHRYAGEGWGLTTDGRSLIMSSGSATLVWRDPRTFAARRTLQVTDQGQPVRHLNELEWVQGAIYANVWLTDRIARIDPQTGKVTAWINVAELTREASSAAARTGQPLTFDDVPNGIAYVPERGTLLLTGKRWPTLFEVKLPGLKPEGSGAGGRAAPRQ; the protein is encoded by the coding sequence GTGCGCGCTTCCCGCCTTCTGCCCCTGCTGCTCTGTCTGTCCGCCCTGCCGGCCACCCACGCCCAGACTGTGCCCACCCTGAACCCGGCGATTACCGCCCGCTATCCGCATGACCGGGCGGCCTTTACCCAGGGCCTGCAGTACCTGGGGAGCGGCGTGTACATGGAAAGCACCGGGCAGGTGGGGCAGTCCGGGGTGCGGCGCGTGGACCTGAAAACCGGCCGGGTGCTGGCCCAGGTCCCCACCCCGCTGGCCAGCGCCTTTGGTGAAGGCGTGGCGGTGCTGGGGGGCGCGGCCTATCACCTGACGTGGCAAAACGGCCTGGCGTTTTCGTTTGACGCCCAGACACTCAAGGAGACGGGACGCCACCGCTATGCCGGCGAGGGCTGGGGCCTGACCACCGACGGCCGCAGCCTGATCATGAGCAGCGGCAGCGCCACACTGGTCTGGCGCGATCCGCGCACCTTCGCCGCGCGGCGCACCCTGCAGGTAACGGACCAGGGCCAGCCGGTGCGCCACCTGAACGAACTGGAATGGGTGCAGGGCGCGATCTACGCCAACGTGTGGCTGACCGACCGCATTGCCCGCATTGACCCGCAAACCGGCAAGGTGACGGCCTGGATCAACGTGGCCGAGCTGACCCGGGAAGCCAGCAGCGCGGCGGCGCGCACCGGGCAGCCCCTGACCTTTGACGACGTGCCCAACGGCATTGCCTACGTGCCTGAACGCGGCACCCTGCTGCTGACCGGCAAGCGCTGGCCCACCCTGTTTGAAGTGAAGCTGCCGGGCCTGAAGCCCGAGGGCAGCGGTGCAGGTGGCCGCGCGGCGCCGCGCCAGTAA
- the queG gene encoding tRNA epoxyqueuosine(34) reductase QueG, with translation MTATETLADLAHALGADAVGWAPAAVPATAAAEYADWLEAGRHAGMTYLERQLPVRADPTQRLSGALSVLVLGVSHAFEPPPVPTGGVRVGRVARYAWTPDYHDQLQPLLSRLEEEAARLGVRARGYVDHGPVMERLFAASGFLGWRGKSGMLVSTTLGAFVTLAVLLTDLPLQTSSLLHPDRCGRCTRCVAACPTAAIGPDRAIDARRCVSYLTIEHRGPVPLALRPGVGEWLFGCDVCSEVCPWSARVGPLARHLTPRPELAWPDLGTFFGVGERQFERQYAGTAFLRPRRKGMARNALTVLGNTRDPAGWPLLRAGMTDPAWEVRDAAAWALAQWGEWAQVEALRRDPDERVQATAGQLLAGGAPGTATPGAGPP, from the coding sequence GTGACCGCGACCGAGACCCTGGCCGACCTCGCCCACGCGCTGGGCGCCGACGCCGTGGGCTGGGCACCGGCCGCTGTTCCGGCAACAGCGGCCGCCGAATACGCAGACTGGCTGGAGGCCGGGCGCCACGCGGGCATGACCTACCTGGAGCGGCAGCTGCCGGTGCGCGCCGACCCCACCCAGCGCCTGAGCGGGGCGCTGAGTGTGCTGGTGCTGGGGGTCTCTCACGCATTTGAGCCGCCGCCCGTGCCCACCGGGGGGGTCCGGGTGGGCCGGGTGGCCCGCTACGCCTGGACCCCCGATTACCACGACCAGTTACAGCCTCTGCTGAGCCGGCTGGAAGAGGAGGCGGCGCGGCTGGGCGTGCGGGCACGCGGCTACGTGGACCACGGCCCGGTGATGGAGCGCCTGTTCGCCGCCTCGGGCTTTCTGGGGTGGCGCGGCAAGTCCGGGATGCTGGTCAGCACCACGCTCGGCGCCTTTGTGACGCTGGCGGTGCTGCTGACCGACCTGCCGCTACAGACCTCTTCCCTGCTCCACCCCGACCGCTGTGGGCGCTGCACCCGCTGCGTGGCTGCCTGTCCCACCGCCGCCATTGGCCCGGACCGCGCCATAGACGCGCGGCGCTGCGTCTCCTACCTGACCATTGAGCACCGGGGGCCGGTGCCGCTGGCCCTGCGCCCCGGTGTGGGCGAGTGGCTGTTCGGCTGCGACGTCTGCAGCGAGGTGTGCCCCTGGAGCGCCAGGGTGGGGCCCCTGGCCCGGCACCTGACCCCCCGGCCCGAGCTGGCGTGGCCGGACCTGGGCACCTTTTTCGGCGTGGGTGAGCGGCAATTCGAGCGACAGTACGCGGGCACAGCCTTTCTGCGGCCCCGGCGCAAGGGCATGGCCCGCAACGCCCTGACCGTGCTGGGCAACACCCGGGATCCGGCCGGCTGGCCGCTGCTGCGTGCTGGTATGACCGACCCCGCGTGGGAGGTCCGCGACGCCGCTGCCTGGGCGCTGGCGCAGTGGGGCGAGTGGGCGCAGGTGGAAGCGCTGCGCCGTGACCCGGACGAGCGGGTGCAGGCCACCGCTGGTCAGCTGCTGGCAGGCGGCGCCCCGGGGACTGCCACACCCGGCGCTGGCCCCCCATGA
- a CDS encoding arabinan endo-1,5-alpha-L-arabinosidase — protein sequence MRFPVLLACTLMLAACAPQRVPDSAASAASLAAQAVVPQTGELGAHDPVLFRAGSTYCVMSTGVEQTGQPGGVLVHRSDGGLGGPWRTLGAIPAPAWAARDYGAKNIWAPEVVYNGQERRYYLYYAVSQFGTRNSAIGVASSTNPCATTTWTDHGPMLRSGSGTTYNAIDPSVHWDPASGWWLAWGSFFSGLKVQRLSSMTTLTGPVTTIASRPGVPHNPVEAPTIFKRGNFYYLLASWDSCCKGLDSTYKTVMGRATTITGPYLDQQGVRLDQGGGTVLLGHRANKLGQGGGDIYQEGGTVYFAHHFYDARTGGSPKLDLKALEWNGDWPFSSEATPGYQRTNGAVYRLVNQTSGLCLDVQNGVSSPAAQLQQWGCNGQAAQNFRLEAAGDGVYRLRSLLGAQDHCLDVANGGSTPGTDVRLWPCNGLGAQQWMLEDMGGGFHRLMGPQTRLALDNVNGSVNAGSEVRTWTPNGAAAQNWRLEQR from the coding sequence ATGCGATTCCCTGTCCTTCTGGCCTGCACGCTTATGCTGGCCGCCTGTGCTCCCCAGCGGGTCCCCGACTCTGCGGCGTCCGCCGCCTCCCTGGCTGCCCAGGCCGTCGTGCCGCAGACCGGCGAGCTGGGCGCGCACGACCCGGTGCTGTTCAGGGCGGGCAGCACTTACTGCGTCATGTCCACGGGCGTGGAGCAGACAGGTCAGCCGGGCGGCGTGCTGGTTCACCGCTCAGACGGTGGGCTGGGGGGGCCGTGGCGCACGCTGGGCGCCATTCCTGCCCCGGCCTGGGCCGCACGAGACTACGGCGCGAAGAATATCTGGGCGCCAGAGGTGGTCTACAACGGCCAGGAACGCCGCTATTACCTGTACTACGCCGTATCGCAGTTCGGCACCCGCAATTCCGCGATTGGGGTGGCCAGCAGCACCAACCCGTGCGCCACGACCACCTGGACCGACCATGGGCCCATGCTGCGTTCGGGCAGTGGCACGACCTACAACGCCATTGACCCCAGCGTGCACTGGGACCCGGCCAGCGGCTGGTGGCTGGCCTGGGGCTCGTTTTTCAGCGGCCTGAAGGTGCAGCGCCTGAGTTCCATGACCACCCTGACAGGCCCTGTCACCACCATTGCCTCGCGGCCCGGGGTGCCCCACAACCCGGTCGAAGCCCCCACGATCTTCAAGCGGGGCAACTTCTATTACCTGCTGGCGTCCTGGGACAGCTGCTGCAAGGGCCTGGACAGCACCTACAAGACCGTGATGGGCCGCGCCACCACCATCACCGGGCCATACCTGGACCAGCAGGGCGTGCGGCTGGACCAGGGCGGGGGCACCGTGCTGCTTGGCCACCGCGCGAACAAGCTGGGCCAGGGCGGCGGCGATATCTACCAGGAGGGCGGCACCGTCTACTTTGCCCACCACTTCTACGACGCCAGGACCGGCGGCAGCCCCAAGCTGGACCTCAAGGCGCTGGAATGGAACGGCGACTGGCCCTTTTCCAGCGAGGCCACCCCCGGCTACCAACGGACCAATGGCGCGGTCTACCGACTGGTCAACCAGACCAGCGGCCTGTGCCTGGACGTGCAAAACGGTGTCTCCAGCCCGGCGGCGCAACTGCAGCAGTGGGGCTGCAACGGACAGGCGGCCCAGAATTTCCGCCTGGAAGCAGCGGGCGACGGCGTGTACCGCCTGCGCAGCCTGCTGGGCGCCCAGGACCACTGCCTGGACGTGGCCAACGGGGGCAGCACCCCGGGCACCGACGTGCGCCTGTGGCCCTGCAACGGCCTGGGCGCCCAGCAGTGGATGCTGGAGGATATGGGCGGCGGCTTTCACCGCCTCATGGGACCGCAGACGCGCCTCGCCCTGGACAATGTGAATGGCAGCGTGAACGCCGGCAGCGAGGTCCGTACCTGGACCCCCAACGGCGCTGCAGCGCAGAACTGGCGACTGGAACAGCGGTAA
- a CDS encoding glucose-6-phosphate dehydrogenase assembly protein OpcA has translation MTQTHGELGPVDTTVRGAQGTLDELWARTNVETRAYTGNMIALTVRKHLSRVQEALAGLEGRYAGRQIIGVMDGVGDLRVHASLVPQQGGLYVERLTLEASPAQLQGAILPLIRPATVNHVWWGADSRPEGPLLSELTEIADQVIVDSLTLDVPPSRHFALADLGWSRSAGWREALAQVFDVPEAARQLPRVSALTVRHAGKKDLPARLFAGFVADTLGWRDLRTVAFRSARCGRENGDLCGAELRGEGGLHIALHAQSGDLVRVEAHWDDVTRVSEVTVPQMTLAQGLARVMARPERGEVFERAWNLAKDTL, from the coding sequence ATGACCCAGACCCACGGCGAGCTGGGGCCAGTGGACACCACCGTGCGCGGGGCCCAGGGCACGCTGGATGAGCTGTGGGCCCGCACCAACGTGGAAACGCGCGCCTACACCGGCAACATGATTGCCCTGACGGTCAGAAAGCACCTGTCGCGGGTGCAAGAAGCGCTGGCGGGCCTGGAGGGCCGCTATGCCGGGCGGCAGATTATTGGCGTGATGGACGGAGTGGGCGACCTGAGGGTCCACGCCAGCCTCGTGCCGCAGCAGGGCGGGCTGTACGTGGAACGCCTGACGCTGGAAGCCAGCCCGGCGCAGCTTCAGGGCGCCATTCTGCCGCTCATCCGCCCGGCCACCGTCAACCACGTGTGGTGGGGCGCCGACAGCCGCCCTGAAGGCCCACTGCTGAGCGAACTAACCGAGATTGCCGATCAGGTGATCGTGGACAGCCTGACGCTGGACGTGCCGCCCTCGCGTCACTTTGCCCTGGCCGACCTGGGCTGGAGCCGTTCGGCCGGGTGGCGCGAAGCGCTGGCGCAGGTGTTCGACGTGCCCGAAGCGGCCCGGCAGCTGCCCCGCGTGAGTGCCCTGACGGTGCGTCACGCCGGTAAAAAAGACCTGCCCGCGCGGCTGTTTGCGGGTTTTGTGGCCGACACGCTGGGCTGGCGCGACCTGCGCACCGTGGCGTTCCGCAGCGCCCGGTGCGGCCGTGAAAACGGCGATCTGTGCGGTGCCGAGCTGCGCGGCGAGGGGGGGCTGCACATTGCCCTGCACGCCCAGAGCGGCGATCTGGTGCGGGTGGAAGCGCACTGGGACGACGTGACGCGCGTCTCTGAGGTGACGGTGCCGCAGATGACCCTGGCCCAGGGCCTGGCCCGCGTGATGGCCCGCCCCGAACGCGGCGAGGTGTTCGAGCGCGCCTGGAATCTGGCCAAAGACACGCTGTAG
- the zwf gene encoding glucose-6-phosphate dehydrogenase: MDAPAAPRRARGAQAPGADGTNPFRALMRRSRAPEPATLVIFGATGDLARRKLLPAVFGLWQDGLLGSAFNIVGIGRQEMNDEQFKDFVLAALKESKETDTPQPGSLEKFRELLYYEFGDFGGDEVYSLIDKELRRAQADHGGRKNALFYLSTPPSLFEPISNGLGRLGLADESEGWRRLVIEKPFGHDLKSARELNDAIHRVWDESQVYRIDHYLGKETVQNLMAIRFGNAIFEPLWNRGFVDHVQITAAEDLGLEGRAGYYEEAGVVRDMLQNHLMQLFALTAMEPPAAFDANAIRDEKVKVLRAVKEIPSGRVNEVAVRGQYGPGTLYGEDVPGYREEPKVREGSATPTYVALKLEVDNWRWQGVPFFLRTGKRLPKKVTEIAVVFKRPPLGIFPGGLERNVLAFRIQPDEGVSLKFSSKTPGQEMVLREVVMDFRYDAFGAQLESPYSRLLLDAMVGDATLFPREDEVDLAWQIVSGILDTWDTPAGRRPRKGPDFPNYVAGTWGPDEADELMGPDRRWRRL; this comes from the coding sequence GTGGACGCTCCGGCCGCGCCGCGCCGTGCCCGGGGCGCCCAGGCCCCCGGCGCGGACGGCACCAATCCCTTCCGCGCCCTGATGCGCCGCAGCCGCGCGCCCGAGCCCGCCACCCTGGTGATCTTCGGGGCCACCGGGGACCTGGCCCGGCGCAAACTGCTGCCGGCCGTGTTTGGGCTGTGGCAGGACGGGCTGCTGGGCAGCGCCTTTAACATCGTGGGCATCGGCCGTCAGGAGATGAACGACGAGCAGTTCAAGGACTTTGTCCTGGCGGCCCTGAAGGAAAGCAAGGAAACCGACACGCCCCAGCCCGGCAGCCTGGAGAAATTCCGGGAGCTGCTGTACTACGAGTTCGGGGACTTCGGCGGCGACGAGGTGTACAGCCTGATTGACAAGGAGCTGCGCCGCGCCCAGGCCGACCACGGCGGGCGCAAGAACGCCCTGTTCTACCTCTCCACGCCGCCCAGCCTCTTTGAGCCCATCAGCAACGGCCTGGGCCGCCTGGGCCTGGCCGACGAATCCGAGGGCTGGCGGCGGCTGGTCATTGAGAAGCCCTTCGGGCACGACCTGAAGAGTGCGCGCGAACTGAACGACGCCATTCACCGTGTCTGGGACGAGTCCCAGGTGTACCGCATTGACCACTACCTGGGCAAGGAAACGGTGCAGAACCTCATGGCGATCCGCTTCGGGAACGCCATTTTCGAGCCGCTATGGAACCGGGGCTTCGTGGACCACGTGCAGATCACGGCCGCCGAGGACCTGGGCTTAGAGGGCCGCGCCGGTTACTACGAGGAAGCCGGCGTGGTGCGCGACATGCTGCAAAACCACCTGATGCAGCTGTTCGCGCTGACCGCCATGGAGCCGCCGGCCGCCTTTGACGCCAACGCCATCCGCGACGAGAAGGTGAAGGTGCTGCGCGCGGTCAAGGAAATTCCTTCGGGGCGCGTGAACGAGGTGGCCGTGCGCGGACAGTACGGCCCCGGCACCCTGTACGGCGAGGACGTGCCCGGCTACCGCGAGGAACCCAAGGTCCGGGAAGGCAGCGCCACGCCCACCTACGTGGCCCTGAAGCTGGAAGTGGACAACTGGCGCTGGCAGGGCGTGCCGTTTTTCCTGCGCACGGGCAAGAGATTGCCCAAGAAGGTCACGGAAATTGCCGTGGTGTTCAAGCGCCCGCCGCTGGGAATTTTCCCGGGTGGCCTGGAGCGCAACGTGCTGGCCTTCCGTATTCAGCCTGACGAGGGCGTGAGCCTGAAGTTTTCCAGCAAGACCCCGGGCCAGGAGATGGTGCTGCGTGAAGTGGTGATGGATTTCCGCTATGACGCCTTTGGTGCGCAGCTCGAAAGCCCCTATTCCCGCCTGCTGCTGGACGCCATGGTGGGCGACGCTACCCTGTTTCCCCGCGAGGACGAGGTGGATCTGGCGTGGCAGATTGTCTCTGGCATTCTGGACACCTGGGACACCCCGGCCGGGCGGCGCCCGCGCAAGGGCCCCGACTTTCCCAACTATGTGGCCGGCACCTGGGGCCCCGACGAGGCTGACGAGTTGATGGGCCCCGACCGCCGCTGGCGGCGGCTGTGA
- the gnd gene encoding phosphogluconate dehydrogenase (NAD(+)-dependent, decarboxylating) → MKIGMIGLGKMGGNMVLRLTGGGIEVTGYDRSAESVAQIEAQGARGARTLDELIAALGQPGQRAVWVMVPAGPITQAVIDDLAGRLAPGDIIIDGGNSNYKDSMKRAEELAARGLHFVDVGTSGGVWGLKEGYAMMIGGPEEAVERLRPVFEVLAPAADRGWGRMGPAGSGHYVKMVHNGIEYGMMQAYAEGFELMKAHKDFGLDMAQIAELWRHGSVVRSWLLDLTAEALKNKADFEQLSDYVADSGEGRWTIIDSVELGVPTPIITLATQMRFRSQQEVSYAGQMLSAMRRAFGGHAVKTIESPRQEGLVPEVAPGDHPKAAAPENIGHSSTGEGSAAEQLGETGHQRVKGDE, encoded by the coding sequence ATGAAGATCGGCATGATTGGGCTGGGCAAGATGGGCGGCAACATGGTGCTGCGGCTGACCGGCGGCGGCATTGAGGTGACCGGCTACGACCGGAGCGCCGAGAGCGTGGCGCAGATTGAGGCCCAGGGCGCGCGCGGCGCCCGCACCCTGGACGAGCTGATTGCGGCCCTGGGCCAGCCCGGGCAGCGGGCCGTGTGGGTGATGGTGCCGGCCGGGCCCATCACGCAGGCGGTGATTGACGATCTGGCGGGGCGCCTCGCCCCCGGCGACATCATCATTGACGGCGGCAACAGCAACTACAAGGACTCCATGAAACGCGCCGAGGAACTGGCGGCCCGGGGCCTGCATTTTGTGGATGTGGGCACCTCGGGCGGGGTATGGGGCCTGAAAGAAGGCTACGCCATGATGATTGGGGGCCCTGAAGAAGCTGTGGAGCGCCTGCGTCCGGTCTTTGAGGTGCTGGCGCCCGCCGCCGACCGGGGCTGGGGCCGCATGGGTCCGGCCGGCAGCGGCCACTACGTCAAGATGGTCCACAACGGCATTGAGTACGGCATGATGCAGGCCTACGCCGAGGGCTTTGAGCTGATGAAGGCCCACAAGGACTTTGGCCTGGACATGGCCCAGATTGCCGAACTGTGGCGCCACGGCAGCGTGGTGCGCAGCTGGCTGCTGGACCTGACCGCCGAGGCCCTGAAGAACAAGGCCGATTTCGAGCAGCTCTCGGACTACGTGGCCGACAGCGGCGAGGGGCGCTGGACCATTATTGATTCGGTGGAACTGGGCGTGCCCACCCCGATCATCACGCTGGCCACCCAGATGCGCTTTCGCAGCCAGCAGGAGGTCAGCTACGCCGGGCAGATGCTCTCGGCCATGCGCCGGGCCTTTGGCGGGCACGCGGTCAAGACCATCGAGTCGCCCCGGCAGGAGGGCCTGGTGCCCGAGGTGGCCCCGGGCGACCACCCCAAGGCGGCGGCCCCCGAGAACATTGGGCACAGCAGCACCGGCGAGGGCAGCGCCGCCGAGCAACTGGGCGAAACCGGCCACCAGCGCGTGAAGGGTGACGAGTGA